The Streptomyces pactum genome contains a region encoding:
- a CDS encoding TIGR03089 family protein, which produces MNATDRTPADLLSSALAADPGRPLVTFYDDATGERVELSVATFANWVAKTANLLQDELSVEPGDRVALLLPAHWQTAVWLLACASVGAVADMAGDPTAADVVVSGPEPKSLEAARACSGARVALALRPLGGRFVPRPPEGFADYAVEVPGQGDRFVPYVPVDPEEPALIVAGREFSGAEVVERARAEASGLGLTGPGARILSGLPYDTWAGLSAGLYGPLASGGSVVLCRHLELAGAGVVDQRIEAERVSATAR; this is translated from the coding sequence ATGAACGCGACCGACCGCACCCCTGCCGACCTGCTGAGTTCCGCGCTCGCCGCGGACCCGGGACGCCCCCTGGTGACCTTCTACGACGACGCCACCGGCGAACGCGTCGAACTGTCCGTGGCCACCTTCGCCAATTGGGTGGCCAAGACCGCGAACCTGCTCCAGGACGAACTGTCAGTCGAACCCGGCGACCGGGTCGCGCTGCTGCTGCCCGCGCACTGGCAGACGGCGGTGTGGCTGCTGGCGTGCGCGTCGGTGGGTGCCGTCGCCGACATGGCGGGCGATCCGACGGCGGCCGACGTGGTCGTGAGCGGGCCGGAGCCGAAGTCGCTGGAGGCGGCGCGGGCGTGCTCGGGCGCGCGGGTCGCGCTGGCGCTGCGGCCGCTCGGCGGGCGGTTCGTGCCGCGTCCGCCGGAGGGCTTCGCCGACTACGCGGTGGAGGTGCCGGGGCAGGGGGACCGGTTCGTGCCGTACGTGCCGGTCGATCCGGAGGAGCCCGCGCTGATCGTGGCCGGGCGGGAGTTCAGCGGCGCGGAGGTCGTGGAGCGGGCTCGGGCGGAGGCCTCGGGGCTCGGGCTCACGGGGCCGGGGGCACGGATTCTGTCGGGATTGCCGTACGACACCTGGGCGGGGCTGAGCGCGGGGTTGTACGGGCCGCTGGCCAGCGGGGGGTCGGTGGTGTTGTGCCGGCATCTGGAGCTGGCCGGTGCGGGCGTCGTGGACCAGCGGATCGAGGCGGAGCGGGTCTCGGCGACGGCGCGGTGA
- a CDS encoding peptidoglycan recognition protein family protein, translating into MRGFLASSIGVTCAAALALPLAPPAAAAATSAVSPTPGRTAQSEAYVPGSTQSLPLAPLTRDRAPGAVEQGVPRRDVRHFSLVGVVWDDPAAELHGHVQVRTRATATGTWSDWRQLETHNVDHAADPGTPESTSGRVRGATAPLWVGESDGVEVRVRAESIPEATRTTRTARTTGTARTTGTARTAGTAGTTVPGRATAADAAAPAAASPLPTGMRLELVDPGEGAPPAAAPGPEDGPRTTAMTAESAEAVAASAVNAGLAPLGATEIPALSRTRTEAELAARHKAKPYVGPRPSITTRRGWGANEGLRGKKFVYTKKVKAAFVHHSATGNNYRCSQAPSVIRSIYRYHVNSMGWRDLGYNFLVDKCGKIYEGRAGGVSKAVLGAHTLGFNSNSMGIAVLGTYSSKKPSSAAVKAVARLTAWKLGLYGMNPRGKTYLKSGGGNLYRKGKKVRLNVISGHRDGFVTSCPGKKLYGKLGTTRSKAAKYQGR; encoded by the coding sequence ATGCGTGGATTCCTTGCTTCCTCGATCGGTGTCACGTGCGCGGCCGCCCTGGCGCTCCCGCTCGCCCCGCCCGCGGCGGCGGCAGCCACCTCCGCGGTTTCGCCCACGCCCGGAAGAACGGCGCAGTCCGAGGCATACGTCCCCGGCAGCACCCAGTCGCTGCCCCTCGCCCCCCTCACCCGCGACCGTGCCCCCGGCGCCGTCGAACAGGGCGTCCCCCGCCGGGACGTACGGCACTTCTCGCTGGTCGGTGTCGTCTGGGACGACCCGGCCGCCGAACTCCACGGCCACGTCCAGGTCCGCACCCGCGCCACCGCCACCGGCACCTGGTCCGACTGGCGGCAGTTGGAGACCCACAACGTCGACCACGCCGCCGACCCCGGCACCCCCGAGAGCACCTCGGGCCGCGTCCGTGGCGCCACCGCCCCGCTGTGGGTGGGCGAGTCCGACGGGGTGGAGGTACGGGTGCGGGCGGAAAGCATCCCGGAGGCCACCCGGACCACCCGGACCGCCCGGACCACCGGGACCGCCCGGACCACCGGGACCGCCCGGACCGCCGGGACCGCCGGCACCACCGTCCCCGGCAGAGCCACCGCGGCCGACGCAGCCGCCCCGGCCGCCGCCTCCCCCCTCCCCACCGGCATGCGCCTCGAACTCGTCGACCCCGGCGAGGGCGCCCCGCCCGCGGCGGCCCCGGGGCCGGAGGACGGCCCGCGCACCACCGCCATGACCGCCGAGTCCGCCGAAGCCGTCGCCGCCTCCGCCGTGAACGCCGGACTCGCCCCGCTCGGCGCCACCGAGATCCCGGCCCTGAGCCGGACCCGGACCGAGGCCGAACTCGCCGCGCGGCACAAGGCCAAGCCGTACGTCGGACCCCGCCCGAGCATCACCACGCGCCGCGGCTGGGGCGCCAACGAAGGGCTGCGCGGGAAGAAGTTCGTGTACACGAAGAAGGTCAAGGCGGCCTTCGTGCACCACTCGGCCACCGGCAACAACTACCGCTGCTCGCAGGCGCCGTCAGTCATTCGCAGTATCTACCGCTACCACGTCAACAGCATGGGCTGGCGCGACCTCGGCTACAACTTCCTCGTCGACAAGTGCGGAAAGATCTACGAGGGACGGGCCGGGGGCGTGTCCAAGGCGGTACTGGGTGCCCACACCCTGGGGTTCAACTCCAACAGCATGGGCATCGCCGTACTCGGCACATACAGCTCCAAGAAGCCGTCGTCGGCCGCTGTGAAGGCGGTCGCCCGGCTCACCGCGTGGAAGCTCGGTCTGTACGGCATGAATCCGCGCGGGAAGACATACCTGAAGTCCGGTGGTGGCAATCTCTACCGAAAAGGCAAGAAGGTACGACTGAACGTCATCTCGGGTCACCGCGACGGCTTCGTCACGAGCTGCCCCGGCAAGAAGCTCTACGGCAAGCTCGGCACGACCCGCTCGAAGGCTGCCAAGTACCAGGGCCGCTGA